The Rhodohalobacter sp. SW132 genomic sequence TGCCTCGATATTAAGAACGGCCGCACCGTGAAAGGGGTGAACTTTGTCGGCCTGCGGGATGCCGGCGACCCGGTGGAACTCGCACAGCGATACACCACGGAGGGAGCTGATGAACTGGTTTTTCTGGATATTACAGCTACGAAGGAAAAAAGAAAGACATTAGTAGCATTAGTGACCGATATAGCCTATCACATCAATATTCCGTTTACAGTCGGCGGCGGCATCAAAACGGTGGAAGAAATTGAAGAAATCTTAAAAGCCGGTGCTGACAAAGTATCGCTCAACAGTGCTATTGTCCGCGATCCCGACCTGATCCGTCGCGCTTCCGATGCATTCGGTTCCCAGGCTGTTGTTGCTGCTGTGGATGCTAAACGGGTAAATAACCACTGGGAAGTTTTTGTGAAAGGCGGCTCTGAAGCGACCGGGCTCGATGCCCTGGAATGGATTCAAAAAACCGAGCAGCTCGGCGCCGGCGAAATATTGCTAACCAGCATGGACCGTGACGGAACGAAATCGGGTTTTGACCTTGATCTTCTTAAAGAAGTCAACAGCCGCATCACCATTCCGGTCATTGCCAGCGGAGGAGCGGGCACCATACAGCACTGCTGTGACGCCGTTAAAATCGGGAATGCAGATGCAGTACTTGCAGCGAGTATCTTTCATTTTAAAGAAATTGAAATTGCTGACCTTAAAGCTGCTATGGCTGCGGAAGGCATTGACGTACGAATTTTTAAAGAATTAACGGATTAAATCCACAATGGCTACAAAGGAAGAAATTGAGTTTATATACGATCTGGAACGACTGCTGATCACCCGAAAGGCAGACAAACCGAAAGGATCCTACTCCAGTAAACTGTTCAAAAAGGGAATTGATAAAATTGCCCAGAAACTGGGCGAAGAAGCGATTGAAACCATCATCGCATCTAAAAATAAAAAAGACTCAGAGGTCATTAACGAATCGGCCGATTTGATCTATCACCTGCTGGTACTGCTTGTAGAACGCGATATTCCGCTCGACAGCGTGAT encodes the following:
- the hisE gene encoding phosphoribosyl-ATP diphosphatase, whose amino-acid sequence is MATKEEIEFIYDLERLLITRKADKPKGSYSSKLFKKGIDKIAQKLGEEAIETIIASKNKKDSEVINESADLIYHLLVLLVERDIPLDSVIQEMMLRSKK
- the hisF gene encoding imidazole glycerol phosphate synthase subunit HisF, which translates into the protein MLTKRIIPCLDIKNGRTVKGVNFVGLRDAGDPVELAQRYTTEGADELVFLDITATKEKRKTLVALVTDIAYHINIPFTVGGGIKTVEEIEEILKAGADKVSLNSAIVRDPDLIRRASDAFGSQAVVAAVDAKRVNNHWEVFVKGGSEATGLDALEWIQKTEQLGAGEILLTSMDRDGTKSGFDLDLLKEVNSRITIPVIASGGAGTIQHCCDAVKIGNADAVLAASIFHFKEIEIADLKAAMAAEGIDVRIFKELTD